The Cloeon dipterum chromosome X, ieCloDipt1.1, whole genome shotgun sequence genome includes a window with the following:
- the LOC135945636 gene encoding uncharacterized protein LOC135945636 isoform X3: protein MATCTKILLTESSLMEVTKVVTGVKRSRNVLKTESGKCKKAAGPRESAPLLMGSTTLEGPHKQPQRPRRSRGRRNPRTKHLDEPKNNEVKEQLAENDAELDRPKEPRLQYTRDELMALKAHPLCILRPDCFDPSKNKRVANLSCIKDFGQATAGQSGGGGGRAWERGKQDSPTPADDPNAIVLGPEKVKRVADPRERIRKEQDGIVLSPQRRSFNTGCFVPGGGLAAGCGMGANAVAPNAPRRPESPLGKGDSRDNQIREIPTRRIGSGRIMNREAESNAGGGGRGWDFNERSGGRMSSEKDDFSSFRGLRERDRDERYDRRSFGREFERNEKDRRGGQGSRYGNDRRRDRDDEPEWFSGGPTSQHDTIELHGFEDGDGKKKKKQGTPPKAKSPVSKEEEGERAVEQVVEDKKVEPEVVKGKENIEPKAEASKDSFNIEEFLKHDIHGDLSHVFAPGGYQNEATEQAGGSRFSRFFKPESPTDNRRSSIQDEFLGSFMKEIDEPKVNIPAPGGSEAYFAPISPAAAGSSGPAAEADKSSNLLAMLQRGQQQEKHSKIKELERSGRFHSVEELEAKMLQHNLNASRQSDKDQEAFQKLFMQTSQEAGSGPEDLSENGKDRKDGQSGKPNPASRLSGRIISQGNKDIDPAMFGAYSEQKGHPQQQIHPQQQQQQQMPAVPQDVLLKLLELQQQQVQQQQLHRQQQQQQESKFYGGRGIFGGGSAATSSPVPPDVQAFMHNVHPNHDMIMRPEAQNILEGLRHGKLTVQHLVHQLHNQTMNPRVKEMVAGVIKVHLQHQQQQQARAASPLVPMHQQMRITSPMNGGEALMHQGFPSMGGVLGTSPVPPIQSSSLTVQHSGIPHRVPSPHELIMHTRQIMQNALLKKKLEEQSENFHRKQEKQSTVYRAMSPSSNKPSSSSPLAFTPTSVLRKMTAEKDFESADPKSANRPHMPLEQHSNWKSIEPVAPKPQQGRPIVKGGSNQQQPPFNFQQDMTRVSQPNMMGMQRMMGAPKMGAMQQQQAFMNQQNMFQPQNRDLPMDNSGSNLLLQQLLSGQRSINSINMAQQQPHGMPRPLRGQQADSSSSTNLSQWFSGAGQMGAMPPIPTANTFSVEELERRQQPTTATPVHN, encoded by the exons ATGGCTACTTGCACCAAGATTTTGCTCACCGAATCCAGCCTCATGGAGGTCACCAAGGTGGTAACCGGGGTCAAAAGATCGCGCAACGTCCTGAAAACCGAGTCCGGCAAATGCAAGAAGGCTGCGGGGCCTCGCGAATCGGCCCCCTTGCTCATGGGGTCGACAACGCTCGAGGGCCCCCACAAACAGCCGCAGAGGCCCCGTCGAAGTCGCGGCCGCCGCAACCCCCGAACCA AGCATCTAGATGAACCAAAAAACAATGAAGTAAAGGAGCAACTCGCGGAGAACGATGCTGAACTGGACCGGCCAAAGGAGCCCAGGCTGCAGTACACGCGGGATGAGCTGATGGCATTGAAGGCCCATCCCTTGTGCATCCTCCGACCGGACTGTTTTGACCCCAGCAAGAACAA GAGGGTTGCCAACTTGAGTTGCATCAAAGACTTTGGACAGGCGACAGCTGGTCAAagtggaggcggcggtggaCGCGCCTGGGAGAGGGGCAAGCAGGACTCGCCCACCCCGGCTGACGACCCCAACGCCATCGTTCTTGGGCCTGAGAAGGTGAAGCGCGTGGCCGATCCGAGGGAGCGCATCCGCAAAGAACAGGATGGCATCGTGCTCAGTCCTCAACGGCGAAGCTTCAACACTGGTTGTTTTGTTCCTGGGGGTGGCTTGGCCGCTGGGTGCGGCATGGGGGCCAACGCTGTAGCCCCCAATGCCCCCAGACGGCCTGAGAGCCCCCTCGGAAAAGGGGATAGTAG AGATAATCAAATACGTGAGATACCTACTCGTCGCATTGGCTCTGGCCGGATTATGAATCGTGAGGCCGAGAGCAATGCAGGAGGCGGCGGACGGGGCTGGGACTTCAACGAACGTAGCGGCGGCCGCATGAGCAGTGAGAAAGACGACTTTTCCTCCTTCCGAGGGCTTCGCGAGCGCGATCGTGACGAAAGATACGACCGCCGCTCCTTCGGCCGGGAGTTCGAGAGGAACGAAAAAGATAGACGTGGCGGGCAGGGTTCCAGATATGGCAATGACCGCCGCCGTGATAGAGATGATGAACCAGAGTGGTTCTCTGGCGGACCAACCTCACAGCATGACACGATTGAGTTGCACGGATTTGAAGATGGAGACggtaaaaagaagaaaaagcagGGCACGCCACCAAAAGCAAAGTCACCAG TTTCTAAAGAGGAGGAAGGTGAGAGGGCAGTCGAGCAAGTAGTCGAGGATAAAAAAGTTGAGCCTGAAGTGGTCAAAGGGAAAGAAAACATTGAACCAAAAGCGGAAGCGTCCAAGGATTCTTTCAACATTGAGGAATTCCTCAAGCATGATATCCATGGAGACTTGAGTCACGTATTT GCTCCTGGTGGCTATCAGAACGAAGCCACTGAGCAAGCTGGAGGCTCTAGATTTAGTCGCTTCTTTAAACCAGAGAGCCCAACCGACAACAGAAGGTCATCTATCCAAGACGAATTTCTCGGCAGTTTCATGAAAGAAATAGACGAGCCAAAGGTAAACATACCTGCTCCAGGAGGATCAGAGGCGTATTTCGCACCAATCTCACCTGCGGCTGCGGGAAGTAGTGGCCCCGCAGCAGAAGCTGACAAGTCAAGCAACTTGCTAGCTATGCTGCAGCGTGGTCAGCAGCAGGAGAAGCACTCCAAGATCAAGGAACTTGAGAGGAGTGGCCGCTTTCACAGTGTGGAGGAGCTGGAGGCGAAAATGCTGCAGCATAATCTGAATGCGTCTCGCCAGTCGGACAAAGACCAAGAGGCGTTTCAAAAGCTG TTTATGCAGACGTCTCAGGAAGCTGGATCTGGACCTGAAGACTTATCTGAAAACGGAAAG GACCGCAAGGATGGTCAGTCAGGCAAACCAAATCCTGCGTCTCGACTTTCAGGTCGCATCATTTCGCAGGGCAACAAAGATATTGATCCAG CCATGTTTGGTGCTTACTCAGAGCAGAAGGGTCATCCTCAACAGCAGATCCATCctcagcagcaacagcagcagcagatgcCAGCTGTTCCGCAGGATGTTCTGCTGAAACTTCTTGAATTGCAGCAACAACAAGTTCAACAGCAG cAGTTGCACcgccagcagcaacaacagcaagAGAGCAAGTTCTACGGTGGCCGGGGAATCTTTGGTGGCGGAAGTGCTGCCACTTCTTCCCCAGTTCCACCTGATGTGCAGGCTTTCATGCACAACGTGCACCCGAATCATGACATGATTATGAGACCTGAAGCTCAAAACATTCTCGAAGGTCTCCGACATGGCAAGCTGACAGTGCAGCACCTTGTTCACCAGCTGCACAACCAGACCATGAACCCGCGCGTCAAGGAGATGGTGGCTGGCGTGATTAAGGTTCACctccagcaccagcagcaacaacaggcCAGAGCAGCGTCACCACTTGTGCCAATGCACCAGCAAATGCGGATAACGTCGCCAATGAACGGTGGCGAAGCGCTCATGCACCAAG GTTTCCCGTCTATGGGAGGTGTTTTAGGCACCAGTCCTGTTCCCCCAATTCAAAGCTCCTCGTTGACGGTGCAGCATTCAG GGATCCCTCACCGAGTACCTTCACCGCATGAGCTCATTATGCACACGCGCCAAATCATGCAGAATGCCTtgctgaagaaaaaattggagGAGCAGTCTGAGAATTTCCATCGCAAGCAGGAGAAACAGAG CACTGTGTACAGGGCCATGTCGCCTTCTAGCAACAAGCCATCGTCATCTTCACCACTTGCTTTCACGCCCACTTCTGTACTGCGTAAGATGACTGCAGAGAAGGACTTTGAATCTG ctgaTCCTAAATCGGCCAATCGTCCTCACATGCCTTTGGAGCAGCACAGCAACTGGAAGTCCATTGAGCCTGTCGCGCCCAAGCCCCAGCAAG GGCGTCCCATAGTCAAAGGTGGCAgcaaccagcagcagccaccctttaatttccagcaagaCATGACCAGAGTTTCGCAGCCAAACATGATGGGCATGCAGAGAATGATGGGTGCTCCAAAGATGGGTGCCATGCAGCAGCAACAGGCTTTCATGAATCAGCAGAACATGTTCCAACCGCAAAATAGAG atttgcCAATGGATAATAGCGGAAGTAATTTACTACTGCAGCAGCTACTCTCAGGCCAGAGGTCCATCAACTCCATCAACATGGCTCAGCAGCAACCACATG GCATGCCGCGCCCGTTGCGAGGTCAGCAGGCCGACTCGTCTAGTAGCACCAACTTGTCGCAGTGGTTCTCGGGTGCTGGGCAAATGGGCGCCATGCCGCCCATTCCGACCGCGAACACGTTTAGCGTGGAGGAGCTGGAGCGCAGACAGCAACCAACCACCGCCACGCCCGTGCACAACTAG
- the LOC135945636 gene encoding uncharacterized protein LOC135945636 isoform X5 — MATCTKILLTESSLMEVTKVVTGVKRSRNVLKTESGKCKKAAGPRESAPLLMGSTTLEGPHKQPQRPRRSRGRRNPRTKHLDEPKNNEVKEQLAENDAELDRPKEPRLQYTRDELMALKAHPLCILRPDCFDPSKNKRVANLSCIKDFGQATAGQSGGGGGRAWERGKQDSPTPADDPNAIVLGPEKVKRVADPRERIRKEQDGIVLSPQRRSFNTGCFVPGGGLAAGCGMGANAVAPNAPRRPESPLGKGDSRDNQIREIPTRRIGSGRIMNREAESNAGGGGRGWDFNERSGGRMSSEKDDFSSFRGLRERDRDERYDRRSFGREFERNEKDRRGGQGSRYGNDRRRDRDDEPEWFSGGPTSQHDTIELHGFEDGDGKKKKKQGTPPKAKSPVSKEEEGERAVEQVVEDKKVEPEVVKGKENIEPKAEASKDSFNIEEFLKHDIHGDLSHVFAPGGYQNEATEQAGGSRFSRFFKPESPTDNRRSSIQDEFLGSFMKEIDEPKVNIPAPGGSEAYFAPISPAAAGSSGPAAEADKSSNLLAMLQRGQQQEKHSKIKELERSGRFHSVEELEAKMLQHNLNASRQSDKDQEAFQKLDRKDGQSGKPNPASRLSGRIISQGNKDIDPAMFGAYSEQKGHPQQQIHPQQQQQQQMPAVPQDVLLKLLELQQQQVQQQQLHRQQQQQQESKFYGGRGIFGGGSAATSSPVPPDVQAFMHNVHPNHDMIMRPEAQNILEGLRHGKLTVQHLVHQLHNQTMNPRVKEMVAGVIKVHLQHQQQQQARAASPLVPMHQQMRITSPMNGGEALMHQGFPSMGGVLGTSPVPPIQSSSLTVQHSGIPHRVPSPHELIMHTRQIMQNALLKKKLEEQSENFHRKQEKQRAMSPSSNKPSSSSPLAFTPTSVLRKMTAEKDFESGKLINASPFCCVLKAKLNSADPKSANRPHMPLEQHSNWKSIEPVAPKPQQGRPIVKGGSNQQQPPFNFQQDMTRVSQPNMMGMQRMMGAPKMGAMQQQQAFMNQQNMFQPQNRDLPMDNSGSNLLLQQLLSGQRSINSINMAQQQPHGMPRPLRGQQADSSSSTNLSQWFSGAGQMGAMPPIPTANTFSVEELERRQQPTTATPVHN; from the exons ATGGCTACTTGCACCAAGATTTTGCTCACCGAATCCAGCCTCATGGAGGTCACCAAGGTGGTAACCGGGGTCAAAAGATCGCGCAACGTCCTGAAAACCGAGTCCGGCAAATGCAAGAAGGCTGCGGGGCCTCGCGAATCGGCCCCCTTGCTCATGGGGTCGACAACGCTCGAGGGCCCCCACAAACAGCCGCAGAGGCCCCGTCGAAGTCGCGGCCGCCGCAACCCCCGAACCA AGCATCTAGATGAACCAAAAAACAATGAAGTAAAGGAGCAACTCGCGGAGAACGATGCTGAACTGGACCGGCCAAAGGAGCCCAGGCTGCAGTACACGCGGGATGAGCTGATGGCATTGAAGGCCCATCCCTTGTGCATCCTCCGACCGGACTGTTTTGACCCCAGCAAGAACAA GAGGGTTGCCAACTTGAGTTGCATCAAAGACTTTGGACAGGCGACAGCTGGTCAAagtggaggcggcggtggaCGCGCCTGGGAGAGGGGCAAGCAGGACTCGCCCACCCCGGCTGACGACCCCAACGCCATCGTTCTTGGGCCTGAGAAGGTGAAGCGCGTGGCCGATCCGAGGGAGCGCATCCGCAAAGAACAGGATGGCATCGTGCTCAGTCCTCAACGGCGAAGCTTCAACACTGGTTGTTTTGTTCCTGGGGGTGGCTTGGCCGCTGGGTGCGGCATGGGGGCCAACGCTGTAGCCCCCAATGCCCCCAGACGGCCTGAGAGCCCCCTCGGAAAAGGGGATAGTAG AGATAATCAAATACGTGAGATACCTACTCGTCGCATTGGCTCTGGCCGGATTATGAATCGTGAGGCCGAGAGCAATGCAGGAGGCGGCGGACGGGGCTGGGACTTCAACGAACGTAGCGGCGGCCGCATGAGCAGTGAGAAAGACGACTTTTCCTCCTTCCGAGGGCTTCGCGAGCGCGATCGTGACGAAAGATACGACCGCCGCTCCTTCGGCCGGGAGTTCGAGAGGAACGAAAAAGATAGACGTGGCGGGCAGGGTTCCAGATATGGCAATGACCGCCGCCGTGATAGAGATGATGAACCAGAGTGGTTCTCTGGCGGACCAACCTCACAGCATGACACGATTGAGTTGCACGGATTTGAAGATGGAGACggtaaaaagaagaaaaagcagGGCACGCCACCAAAAGCAAAGTCACCAG TTTCTAAAGAGGAGGAAGGTGAGAGGGCAGTCGAGCAAGTAGTCGAGGATAAAAAAGTTGAGCCTGAAGTGGTCAAAGGGAAAGAAAACATTGAACCAAAAGCGGAAGCGTCCAAGGATTCTTTCAACATTGAGGAATTCCTCAAGCATGATATCCATGGAGACTTGAGTCACGTATTT GCTCCTGGTGGCTATCAGAACGAAGCCACTGAGCAAGCTGGAGGCTCTAGATTTAGTCGCTTCTTTAAACCAGAGAGCCCAACCGACAACAGAAGGTCATCTATCCAAGACGAATTTCTCGGCAGTTTCATGAAAGAAATAGACGAGCCAAAGGTAAACATACCTGCTCCAGGAGGATCAGAGGCGTATTTCGCACCAATCTCACCTGCGGCTGCGGGAAGTAGTGGCCCCGCAGCAGAAGCTGACAAGTCAAGCAACTTGCTAGCTATGCTGCAGCGTGGTCAGCAGCAGGAGAAGCACTCCAAGATCAAGGAACTTGAGAGGAGTGGCCGCTTTCACAGTGTGGAGGAGCTGGAGGCGAAAATGCTGCAGCATAATCTGAATGCGTCTCGCCAGTCGGACAAAGACCAAGAGGCGTTTCAAAAGCTG GACCGCAAGGATGGTCAGTCAGGCAAACCAAATCCTGCGTCTCGACTTTCAGGTCGCATCATTTCGCAGGGCAACAAAGATATTGATCCAG CCATGTTTGGTGCTTACTCAGAGCAGAAGGGTCATCCTCAACAGCAGATCCATCctcagcagcaacagcagcagcagatgcCAGCTGTTCCGCAGGATGTTCTGCTGAAACTTCTTGAATTGCAGCAACAACAAGTTCAACAGCAG cAGTTGCACcgccagcagcaacaacagcaagAGAGCAAGTTCTACGGTGGCCGGGGAATCTTTGGTGGCGGAAGTGCTGCCACTTCTTCCCCAGTTCCACCTGATGTGCAGGCTTTCATGCACAACGTGCACCCGAATCATGACATGATTATGAGACCTGAAGCTCAAAACATTCTCGAAGGTCTCCGACATGGCAAGCTGACAGTGCAGCACCTTGTTCACCAGCTGCACAACCAGACCATGAACCCGCGCGTCAAGGAGATGGTGGCTGGCGTGATTAAGGTTCACctccagcaccagcagcaacaacaggcCAGAGCAGCGTCACCACTTGTGCCAATGCACCAGCAAATGCGGATAACGTCGCCAATGAACGGTGGCGAAGCGCTCATGCACCAAG GTTTCCCGTCTATGGGAGGTGTTTTAGGCACCAGTCCTGTTCCCCCAATTCAAAGCTCCTCGTTGACGGTGCAGCATTCAG GGATCCCTCACCGAGTACCTTCACCGCATGAGCTCATTATGCACACGCGCCAAATCATGCAGAATGCCTtgctgaagaaaaaattggagGAGCAGTCTGAGAATTTCCATCGCAAGCAGGAGAAACAGAG GGCCATGTCGCCTTCTAGCAACAAGCCATCGTCATCTTCACCACTTGCTTTCACGCCCACTTCTGTACTGCGTAAGATGACTGCAGAGAAGGACTTTGAATCTGGTAAACTGATTAATGCCTCACCATTTTGTTGTGTacttaaagcaaaattaaattcagctgaTCCTAAATCGGCCAATCGTCCTCACATGCCTTTGGAGCAGCACAGCAACTGGAAGTCCATTGAGCCTGTCGCGCCCAAGCCCCAGCAAG GGCGTCCCATAGTCAAAGGTGGCAgcaaccagcagcagccaccctttaatttccagcaagaCATGACCAGAGTTTCGCAGCCAAACATGATGGGCATGCAGAGAATGATGGGTGCTCCAAAGATGGGTGCCATGCAGCAGCAACAGGCTTTCATGAATCAGCAGAACATGTTCCAACCGCAAAATAGAG atttgcCAATGGATAATAGCGGAAGTAATTTACTACTGCAGCAGCTACTCTCAGGCCAGAGGTCCATCAACTCCATCAACATGGCTCAGCAGCAACCACATG GCATGCCGCGCCCGTTGCGAGGTCAGCAGGCCGACTCGTCTAGTAGCACCAACTTGTCGCAGTGGTTCTCGGGTGCTGGGCAAATGGGCGCCATGCCGCCCATTCCGACCGCGAACACGTTTAGCGTGGAGGAGCTGGAGCGCAGACAGCAACCAACCACCGCCACGCCCGTGCACAACTAG
- the LOC135945636 gene encoding uncharacterized protein LOC135945636 isoform X7, whose product MSEEAVGNQQLDGNNQSPEHLDEPKNNEVKEQLAENDAELDRPKEPRLQYTRDELMALKAHPLCILRPDCFDPSKNKRVANLSCIKDFGQATAGQSGGGGGRAWERGKQDSPTPADDPNAIVLGPEKVKRVADPRERIRKEQDGIVLSPQRRSFNTGCFVPGGGLAAGCGMGANAVAPNAPRRPESPLGKGDSRDNQIREIPTRRIGSGRIMNREAESNAGGGGRGWDFNERSGGRMSSEKDDFSSFRGLRERDRDERYDRRSFGREFERNEKDRRGGQGSRYGNDRRRDRDDEPEWFSGGPTSQHDTIELHGFEDGDGKKKKKQGTPPKAKSPVSKEEEGERAVEQVVEDKKVEPEVVKGKENIEPKAEASKDSFNIEEFLKHDIHGDLSHVFAPGGYQNEATEQAGGSRFSRFFKPESPTDNRRSSIQDEFLGSFMKEIDEPKVNIPAPGGSEAYFAPISPAAAGSSGPAAEADKSSNLLAMLQRGQQQEKHSKIKELERSGRFHSVEELEAKMLQHNLNASRQSDKDQEAFQKLFMQTSQEAGSGPEDLSENGKDRKDGQSGKPNPASRLSGRIISQGNKDIDPAMFGAYSEQKGHPQQQIHPQQQQQQQMPAVPQDVLLKLLELQQQQVQQQQLHRQQQQQQESKFYGGRGIFGGGSAATSSPVPPDVQAFMHNVHPNHDMIMRPEAQNILEGLRHGKLTVQHLVHQLHNQTMNPRVKEMVAGVIKVHLQHQQQQQARAASPLVPMHQQMRITSPMNGGEALMHQGFPSMGGVLGTSPVPPIQSSSLTVQHSGIPHRVPSPHELIMHTRQIMQNALLKKKLEEQSENFHRKQEKQRAMSPSSNKPSSSSPLAFTPTSVLRKMTAEKDFESGKLINASPFCCVLKAKLNSADPKSANRPHMPLEQHSNWKSIEPVAPKPQQGRPIVKGGSNQQQPPFNFQQDMTRVSQPNMMGMQRMMGAPKMGAMQQQQAFMNQQNMFQPQNRDLPMDNSGSNLLLQQLLSGQRSINSINMAQQQPHGMPRPLRGQQADSSSSTNLSQWFSGAGQMGAMPPIPTANTFSVEELERRQQPTTATPVHN is encoded by the exons ATGTCCGAAGAGGCTGTCGGCAATCAGCAGCTGGATGGCAACAATCAGTCGCCAG AGCATCTAGATGAACCAAAAAACAATGAAGTAAAGGAGCAACTCGCGGAGAACGATGCTGAACTGGACCGGCCAAAGGAGCCCAGGCTGCAGTACACGCGGGATGAGCTGATGGCATTGAAGGCCCATCCCTTGTGCATCCTCCGACCGGACTGTTTTGACCCCAGCAAGAACAA GAGGGTTGCCAACTTGAGTTGCATCAAAGACTTTGGACAGGCGACAGCTGGTCAAagtggaggcggcggtggaCGCGCCTGGGAGAGGGGCAAGCAGGACTCGCCCACCCCGGCTGACGACCCCAACGCCATCGTTCTTGGGCCTGAGAAGGTGAAGCGCGTGGCCGATCCGAGGGAGCGCATCCGCAAAGAACAGGATGGCATCGTGCTCAGTCCTCAACGGCGAAGCTTCAACACTGGTTGTTTTGTTCCTGGGGGTGGCTTGGCCGCTGGGTGCGGCATGGGGGCCAACGCTGTAGCCCCCAATGCCCCCAGACGGCCTGAGAGCCCCCTCGGAAAAGGGGATAGTAG AGATAATCAAATACGTGAGATACCTACTCGTCGCATTGGCTCTGGCCGGATTATGAATCGTGAGGCCGAGAGCAATGCAGGAGGCGGCGGACGGGGCTGGGACTTCAACGAACGTAGCGGCGGCCGCATGAGCAGTGAGAAAGACGACTTTTCCTCCTTCCGAGGGCTTCGCGAGCGCGATCGTGACGAAAGATACGACCGCCGCTCCTTCGGCCGGGAGTTCGAGAGGAACGAAAAAGATAGACGTGGCGGGCAGGGTTCCAGATATGGCAATGACCGCCGCCGTGATAGAGATGATGAACCAGAGTGGTTCTCTGGCGGACCAACCTCACAGCATGACACGATTGAGTTGCACGGATTTGAAGATGGAGACggtaaaaagaagaaaaagcagGGCACGCCACCAAAAGCAAAGTCACCAG TTTCTAAAGAGGAGGAAGGTGAGAGGGCAGTCGAGCAAGTAGTCGAGGATAAAAAAGTTGAGCCTGAAGTGGTCAAAGGGAAAGAAAACATTGAACCAAAAGCGGAAGCGTCCAAGGATTCTTTCAACATTGAGGAATTCCTCAAGCATGATATCCATGGAGACTTGAGTCACGTATTT GCTCCTGGTGGCTATCAGAACGAAGCCACTGAGCAAGCTGGAGGCTCTAGATTTAGTCGCTTCTTTAAACCAGAGAGCCCAACCGACAACAGAAGGTCATCTATCCAAGACGAATTTCTCGGCAGTTTCATGAAAGAAATAGACGAGCCAAAGGTAAACATACCTGCTCCAGGAGGATCAGAGGCGTATTTCGCACCAATCTCACCTGCGGCTGCGGGAAGTAGTGGCCCCGCAGCAGAAGCTGACAAGTCAAGCAACTTGCTAGCTATGCTGCAGCGTGGTCAGCAGCAGGAGAAGCACTCCAAGATCAAGGAACTTGAGAGGAGTGGCCGCTTTCACAGTGTGGAGGAGCTGGAGGCGAAAATGCTGCAGCATAATCTGAATGCGTCTCGCCAGTCGGACAAAGACCAAGAGGCGTTTCAAAAGCTG TTTATGCAGACGTCTCAGGAAGCTGGATCTGGACCTGAAGACTTATCTGAAAACGGAAAG GACCGCAAGGATGGTCAGTCAGGCAAACCAAATCCTGCGTCTCGACTTTCAGGTCGCATCATTTCGCAGGGCAACAAAGATATTGATCCAG CCATGTTTGGTGCTTACTCAGAGCAGAAGGGTCATCCTCAACAGCAGATCCATCctcagcagcaacagcagcagcagatgcCAGCTGTTCCGCAGGATGTTCTGCTGAAACTTCTTGAATTGCAGCAACAACAAGTTCAACAGCAG cAGTTGCACcgccagcagcaacaacagcaagAGAGCAAGTTCTACGGTGGCCGGGGAATCTTTGGTGGCGGAAGTGCTGCCACTTCTTCCCCAGTTCCACCTGATGTGCAGGCTTTCATGCACAACGTGCACCCGAATCATGACATGATTATGAGACCTGAAGCTCAAAACATTCTCGAAGGTCTCCGACATGGCAAGCTGACAGTGCAGCACCTTGTTCACCAGCTGCACAACCAGACCATGAACCCGCGCGTCAAGGAGATGGTGGCTGGCGTGATTAAGGTTCACctccagcaccagcagcaacaacaggcCAGAGCAGCGTCACCACTTGTGCCAATGCACCAGCAAATGCGGATAACGTCGCCAATGAACGGTGGCGAAGCGCTCATGCACCAAG GTTTCCCGTCTATGGGAGGTGTTTTAGGCACCAGTCCTGTTCCCCCAATTCAAAGCTCCTCGTTGACGGTGCAGCATTCAG GGATCCCTCACCGAGTACCTTCACCGCATGAGCTCATTATGCACACGCGCCAAATCATGCAGAATGCCTtgctgaagaaaaaattggagGAGCAGTCTGAGAATTTCCATCGCAAGCAGGAGAAACAGAG GGCCATGTCGCCTTCTAGCAACAAGCCATCGTCATCTTCACCACTTGCTTTCACGCCCACTTCTGTACTGCGTAAGATGACTGCAGAGAAGGACTTTGAATCTGGTAAACTGATTAATGCCTCACCATTTTGTTGTGTacttaaagcaaaattaaattcagctgaTCCTAAATCGGCCAATCGTCCTCACATGCCTTTGGAGCAGCACAGCAACTGGAAGTCCATTGAGCCTGTCGCGCCCAAGCCCCAGCAAG GGCGTCCCATAGTCAAAGGTGGCAgcaaccagcagcagccaccctttaatttccagcaagaCATGACCAGAGTTTCGCAGCCAAACATGATGGGCATGCAGAGAATGATGGGTGCTCCAAAGATGGGTGCCATGCAGCAGCAACAGGCTTTCATGAATCAGCAGAACATGTTCCAACCGCAAAATAGAG atttgcCAATGGATAATAGCGGAAGTAATTTACTACTGCAGCAGCTACTCTCAGGCCAGAGGTCCATCAACTCCATCAACATGGCTCAGCAGCAACCACATG GCATGCCGCGCCCGTTGCGAGGTCAGCAGGCCGACTCGTCTAGTAGCACCAACTTGTCGCAGTGGTTCTCGGGTGCTGGGCAAATGGGCGCCATGCCGCCCATTCCGACCGCGAACACGTTTAGCGTGGAGGAGCTGGAGCGCAGACAGCAACCAACCACCGCCACGCCCGTGCACAACTAG